The genomic window GAGCCTGCACCGCCTGAAGCAATTACAGGGATATTCAAAGTCTCGCTTAACGTGCGAAGAGCATCGTTGGGAAATCCAATCTTCATACCATCGTGGCTCATACTTGTAAACAGAATCTCTCCTGCTCCCCTACTCTCTGCCTCTTTTGCCCATGAGAATAGGTCTTTATCTGTTGGAACGTGTCCACCATTTACATAGCAACGCCACATATCGTTTTCGTAATTAGCGTCAATGGCAACCACACAAACTTGAGCACCAAAGTTTTTGGCAATATCATCAATTATTTGTGGGTTTTTAAGTGCTAATGAGTTTAACGAAACTTTATCAGCACCTGCATTTAGTAGACGTTCAACATCCGAAAGTTCTGTAATACCACCACCAACAGTAAAAGGAATATTAATATTTTCAGCTACTCGTTTTACAACGTCTGTAAATGTTTTGCGACCTTCGTACGATGCTGTAATATCCAAAAATACAAGTTCATCGGCACCTTGCTCGCTATATTGTTTGCCAAGTTCAACAGGATCTCCTGCATTTCTGAAATTGACAAAATTTACACCTTTAACTACCATTCCGTCTTTGACGTCTAAACATGGTATAATTCTTTTTGCTAACATATACTTATTTGTTTGCAATTATATAATTTTCAATATCTTTAATAGTAATACGCCCTTCGTAAAAGGCTTTTCCAAAAATAACAGCAGGTATTGAAGCCTCATCTAAAGCCTCAATATCTGCCATTGAAGATACACCTCCACTTGCAATTATATATAACTCTGGGAGTTTCTCCAACATCTCTTTATATAGTTCTATTGAAGGACCTTTGAGCATACCATCTTTGCTAATATCGGTGGTGATGCACTTTTTTACACCTAAATTCAAGTAGTTGCGTACAAACTCAATTAATTCCAAATCAGAGTTCTCTTGCCAACCACTTACGGCAATTTTTTTATCTTTTGCATCGGCACCCAAAATAATTTTGTCGGCACCATATCTCTTAATCCACGATAAAAAAGTCTCTGGCTCTTTAACTGCAATGCTGCCACCAGTAACCATCGAAGCCCCACTCTCAAAAGCAATTCTTAAATCATCGTCGCTCTTTAAACCACCACCAAAGTCAATAATTAGTGAGGTTTGAGTTGCAATGCGTTCAAGCACTTTATAATTAACAATATGTTTGCTCTTTGCTCCATCTAAATCAACAACGTGCAGACGTCTAACACCACTACCCTCAAAAATCTTTGCCATCTCTTCGGGTTGAGCCGAATAGACAGTTTTTTGTTGGTAATCGCCTTGCGAAAGCCTTACACATTTGCCATCAATAATATCTATGGCAGGAACAAGTTCAATCATCTGTTTGTACTATAAATTTAAAAAGCCTCTTAAAATATCCTCTCCTACACTACCACTCTTTTCAATGTGAAATTGAGTAGCATAAAAATTGTCCTTCTTTAAAACAGCACTAAAAGGCTGAATGTAATCGCATTTGCCAACAGTATTACTGCATAATGGTACATAATAACTGTGTACAAAATAGACAAATTCATTATTTATGTTGCAGTTAAACACCGAGTTGTCAATCTCAAACAAACTGTTCCAACCCATGTGCGGAACTTTATGCTCGTGACATTCAGGAACAAAACGCTTAACCTCTGCATCAAAAATACCTAAACAATCAACATTGCCCTCTTCAGAGTGGCGACACATTAACTGCATACCAATGCAAATGCCCAATACAGGTTGTTTAAGACCTTTAATCAATACATCCAATCCATGCTCTTTAAGGTACTTCATTGTAGAAGCAGCCTCTCCCACTCCCGGGAATATAACCTTATCGGCACTCTTAATAATCTCCTTGTCGTCTGTAATAATTGCATTAACACCAACTCTTTTAAGAGCACAATATACAGAGTAGATATTTCCAGCGTTATATTTAATTATTACAACTTTCATCGGAGTTAT from Bacteroidales bacterium includes these protein-coding regions:
- the hisF gene encoding imidazole glycerol phosphate synthase subunit HisF; translation: MLAKRIIPCLDVKDGMVVKGVNFVNFRNAGDPVELGKQYSEQGADELVFLDITASYEGRKTFTDVVKRVAENINIPFTVGGGITELSDVERLLNAGADKVSLNSLALKNPQIIDDIAKNFGAQVCVVAIDANYENDMWRCYVNGGHVPTDKDLFSWAKEAESRGAGEILFTSMSHDGMKIGFPNDALRTLSETLNIPVIASGGAGSMKDFKDAFELGKVDAALAASVFHFGEIKIPELKAYLAENNICVRL
- the hisA gene encoding 1-(5-phosphoribosyl)-5-[(5-phosphoribosylamino)methylideneamino]imidazole-4-carboxamide isomerase translates to MIELVPAIDIIDGKCVRLSQGDYQQKTVYSAQPEEMAKIFEGSGVRRLHVVDLDGAKSKHIVNYKVLERIATQTSLIIDFGGGLKSDDDLRIAFESGASMVTGGSIAVKEPETFLSWIKRYGADKIILGADAKDKKIAVSGWQENSDLELIEFVRNYLNLGVKKCITTDISKDGMLKGPSIELYKEMLEKLPELYIIASGGVSSMADIEALDEASIPAVIFGKAFYEGRITIKDIENYIIANK
- the hisH gene encoding imidazole glycerol phosphate synthase subunit HisH encodes the protein MKVVIIKYNAGNIYSVYCALKRVGVNAIITDDKEIIKSADKVIFPGVGEAASTMKYLKEHGLDVLIKGLKQPVLGICIGMQLMCRHSEEGNVDCLGIFDAEVKRFVPECHEHKVPHMGWNSLFEIDNSVFNCNINNEFVYFVHSYYVPLCSNTVGKCDYIQPFSAVLKKDNFYATQFHIEKSGSVGEDILRGFLNL